One region of Brassica napus cultivar Da-Ae chromosome A10, Da-Ae, whole genome shotgun sequence genomic DNA includes:
- the LOC106371709 gene encoding sucrose synthase 1, with protein MVNGVLTRVHSQRERLSETLVAQRNEVLALLSRVEAKGKGILQQNQIIAEFEALPEETQKKIEGGAFFDLLKTTQEAIVLPPWVALAVRPRPGVWEYIRVNLHALVVEELTPAEFLHFKEELVDGVKNGDFTLELDFEPFNASVPRPTLPKYIGDGVEFLNRHLSAKLFHDKESLLPLLKFLRLHSHQGKTLMLNERVQNLNSLQHILRKAEEYLAGLAPETPYEDFEAKFEEIGLERGWGNNAERVLDMIRLLLDLLEAPDPCTLENFLGRVPMVFNVVILSPHGYFAQDNVLGYPDTGGQVVYILDQVRAMETDMLQRIQQQGLNITPRILILTRLLPDAVGTTCGERLERVDGSEYCDILRVPFRTEKGIVRKWISRFEVWPYLETYTEDAAVELAKELKGKPDLIIGNYSDGNLVASLLAHKLGVTQCTIAHALEKTKYPDSDIYWKKLDDKYHFSCQFTADLFAMNHTDFIITSTLQEIAGSKDTVGQYESHTAFTLPGLYRVVHGIDVFDPKFNIVSPGADMSIYFPYTEEKRRLTKFHPEIEELLYSNVENEEHLCVLKDKKKPILFTMARLDRVKNLSGLVEWYGKNKRLRELVNLVVVGGDRRKESKDNEEKAEMKKMYDLIEEYKLNGQFRWISSQMNRVRNGELYRYICDTKGAFVQPALYEAFGLTVVEAMTCGLPTFATCKGGPAEIIVHGKSGFHIDPYHGDQAADTLADFFTKCKEDPSHWDQISKGGLQRIEEKYTWQIYSQRLLTLTGVYGFWKHVSNLDRLESRRYLEMFYALKYRPLAQAVPLAQE; from the exons ATGGTGAACGGTGTGTTAACGCGCGTCCACAGCCAACGTGAGCGTTTGAGCGAAACGCTCGTTGCTCAAAGAAACGAAGTCCTTGCCTTACTTTCCAG GGttgaagccaaaggtaaaggcaTCCTGCAACAAAACCAGATCATTGCTGAATTCGAGGCTTTGCCTGAAGAAACCCAGAAGAAGATTGAAGGTGGTGCTTTCTTCGACCTTCTCAAAACCACTCAG GAAGCAATAGTGTTGCCACCATGGGTTGCTCTTGCTGTGAGGCCAAGGCCTGGTGTTTGGGAGTACATAAGAGTTAATCTCCATGCTCTTGTTGTTGAGGAGCTTACACCTGCTGAGTTTCTTCATTTCAAGGAAGAGCTTGTTGATGGAGT TAAGAATGGTGATTTCACGCTTGAGCTTGACTTTGAGCCATTTAATGCCTCTGTCCCTCGCCCAACGCTCCCCAAGTACATTGGAGACGGTGTTGAGTTTCTCAACCGTCACCTCTCGGCTAAGCTCTTCCATGATAAGGAGAGTTTGCTTCCTTTGCTTAAGTTCCTTAGACTACACAGCCACCAGGGGAAG ACCTTGATGTTGAACGAGAGAGTTCAAAACCTCAACAGTCTGCAACACATCTTGAGGAAGGCAGAGGAGTATCTGGCAGGTCTTGCACCTGAAACGCCTTATGAAGATTTTGAGGCCAAGTTTGAGGAGATTGGTCTTGAGAGGGGATGGGGAAACAATGCCGAGCGTGTCCTTGACATGATCCGTCTTCTCTTGGACCTCCTCGAGGCCCCTGACCCTTGCACTCTAGAGAACTTTCTTGGGAGAGTCCCTATGGTGTTCAACGTTGTCATCCTCTCTCCACATGGTTACTTCGCTCAGGATAATGTTCTTGGTTACCCTGACACTGGTGGTCAG GTTGTTTACATTCTGGATCAAGTCCGTGCCATGGAGACAGACATGCTCCAACGTATTCAGCAGCAAGGACTCAACATTACTCCAAGGATTCTCATT CTCACTAGACTGCTCCCTGATGCGGTAGGAACCACATGTGGCGAGCGTCTCGAGAGAGTTGATGGATCTGAGTACTGTGATATTCTCCGTGTGCCCTTCAGAACAGAGAAGGGTATAGTTCGCAAATGGATATCAAGATTCGAAGTCTGGCCATATCTAGAGACTTACACCGAGGATGCTGCCGTCGAGCTTGCCAAGGAGTTGAAGGGCAAGCCTGACCTTATCATTGGTAACTACAGTGATGGAAACCTCGTTGCCTCTTTGTTGGCTCACAAACTTGGTGTCACTCAG TGTACTATTGCGCACGCTCTGGAGAAGACAAAGTACCCTGACTCTGATATCTACTGGAAGAAGCTTGACGATAAGTACCATTTCTCATGCCAGTTCACTGCGGATCTATTTGCAATGAACCATACTGATTTCATCATCACCAGTACTCTCCAAGAAATTGCTGGAAG CAAGGATACCGTTGGGCAGTATGAGAGCCACACGGCCTTTACTCTTCCTGGACTGTACCGTGTTGTTCATGGGATTGATGTTTTTGATCCCAAGTTCAACATTGTCTCTCCTGGTGCTGACATGAGCATCTACTTCCCTTACACTGAGGAGAAGCGTAGATTGACTAAGTTCCACCCTGAGATTGAGGAGCTTCTCTACAGCAATGTTGAAAACGAAGAGCACTT ATGTGTGCTCAAGGACAAGAAGAAGCCAATCCTCTTCACGATGGCTAGGCTCGACCGTGTCAAGAACTTGTCAGGTCTTGTTGAGTGGTACGGGAAGAACAAACGCCTACGTGAGCTTGTTAACTTGGTGGTTGTTGGAGGAGACAGGAGGAAAGAGTCAAAGGACAACGAAGAGAAGGCTGAGATGAAGAAAATGTATGACCTCATTGAGGAATACAAGCTCAACGGCCAGTTCAGGTGGATCTCATCCCAGATGAACAGGGTTAGGAACGGTGAGCTCTACAGGTACATCTGTGACACCAAGGGTGCTTTTGTGCAACCAGCATTGTATGAAGCCTTCGGTCTGACTGTTGTGGAGGCTATGACCTGTGGGTTACCAACATTCGCCACTTGCAAAGGTGGTCCAGCTGAGATCATTGTCCACGGCAAATCAGGTTTCCACATTGACCCTTACCATGGTGATCAGGCGGCTGATACTCTTGCTGATTTCTTCACCAAGTGTAAGGAAGATCCATCTCACTGGGACCAGATCTCAAAGGGAGGGCTTCAGAGGATTGAGGAGaa ATACACGTGGCAGATTTACTCACAGAGGCTCTTGACATTGACTGGTGTGTATGGATTCTGGaagcatgtgtcgaaccttgACCGTCTTGAGAGCCGTCGTTACCTTGAGATGTTCTATGCCTTGAAGTATCGCCCACTG GCTCAGGCTGTTCCTCTTGCTCAAGAGTAa
- the LOC106370435 gene encoding auxin-responsive protein SAUR76, whose translation MAKGGNKLMKLKSVLKKFNSFNTKPNQQPAPTNHGRSSAVSAFPSGDLHTVYVGRTRRPYHVSSDVVSHPLFQELAAVDGGCGGEDGAIAVSCEVVLFEHLLWMLENADADESRPESVHELVEFYAY comes from the coding sequence ATGGCGAAAGGAGGTAACAAACTGATGAAGCTAAAGTCAGTCTTGAAGAAGTTCAACTCGTTCAACACCAAGCCAAACCAGCAACCGGCTCCGACCAATCACGGTCGATCCTCTGCCGTTAGTGCATTTCCCTCAGGAGACCTTCACACCGTATACGTCGGCAGAACACGTCGTCCTTACCATGTGAGCTCCGACGTCGTGAGCCACCCTCTCTTTCAGGAGCTAGCTGCGGTGGATGGTGGATGTGGCGGCGAGGACGGTGCGATCGCTGTGTCGTGCGAGGTTGTCTTGTTTGAGCATTTGCTTTGGATGCTCGAGAATGCCGACGCCGACGAGTCACGCCCCGAGTCGGTCCACGAACTTGTCGAATTCTACGCTTATTAA
- the LOC106371710 gene encoding protein SMALL AUXIN UP-REGULATED RNA 10, with the protein MDENSAAKLSGIRQIVRLKEILQKWQTATIGPKSDIAPLEAGKQAAAMISPVINKRLFAVKNCDSDEENCQSPEPPADVPKGYLAVYVGPELRRFIIPTTYLSHSLFKVLLEKAEEEFGFDQSGALTIPCEVETFKFLIKCMENNPKDYHPDDSPAEDDAVAANED; encoded by the exons ATGGATGAAAACAGTGCGGCAAAGTTAAGCGGAATAAGGCAGATCGTGAGGCTAAAGGAGATTTTGCAAAAATGGCAAACTGCAACTATAGGTCCCAAGTCAGATATCGCTCCATTGGAAGCTGGAAAGCAAGCGGCGGCAATGATCTCACCGGTTATCAACAAGAGGCTATTTGCCGTCAAGAACTGTGATTCGGATGAGGAAAACTGCCAAAGCCCTGAGCCTCCCGCTGATGTTCCCAAAGGGTATCTTGCGGTTTATGTTGGACCGGAGCTAAGGAGGTTTATCATACCGACAACCTATCTTAGCCACTCTTTGTTCAAGGTGTTGCTCGAGAAGGCAGAGGAAGAGTTTGGGTTTGATCAGAGCGGTGCGCTCACCATCCCTTGCGAGGTTGAGACTTTCAAGTTCTTAATTAAATGCATGGAgaacaatcctaaagattaTCACCCTGACGACAGTCCCG CTGAGGATGATGCAGTAGCAGCAAATGAAGACTAA